Proteins encoded by one window of Lasioglossum baleicum chromosome 4, iyLasBale1, whole genome shotgun sequence:
- the LOC143208358 gene encoding WAP four-disulfide core domain protein 2 isoform X2 — translation MYIAKEIPLPFSKSKKTRRGVARRPVDVNKRRSFSCKFIDTDFSAAIFKKNSRRMKLLLVTLLLTLTLAGTYGQVRYEPFGEKPGSCPPALPVQICSQSCSSDSHCLGIGKCCSTTCGGFVCSKPVTMRQPNRQEKPGSCPAVPKGRWVCSPTCSVDNDCRGTLKCCKNRCGALACQKPDLEVVESVELPVPDITLPKNPNNFPSNPYEVNRNPYEIPRNPNSYPSYFYNN, via the exons ATGTATATAGCCAAGGAAATTCCTCTCCCCTTCAGCAAAAGTAAAAAgacacggcgcggcgtggcgcggcgaccTGTTGACGTTAACAAACGTCGATCGTTCTCGTGCAAGTTTATCGATACTGATTTTAGTG CagccattttcaagaaaaacagCCGGAGGATGAAGTTACTTCTGGTTACTTTATTGTTAACGCTAACTTTAGCCGGCACTTACGGTCAAGTCAG ATATGAACCGTTCGGCGAGAAACCAGGATCCTGTCCACCAGCTCTTCCGGTTCAGATCTGCAGCCAGTCCTGTTCTTCCGATTCCCATTGTTTAGGAATCGGCAAATGCTGTTCGACCACTTGCGGAGGATTTGTCTGTTCGAAACCTGTGACAATGCGGCAACCAAATCGGCAAG AGAAGCCAGGGTCCTGTCCAGCAGTGCCAAAAGGACGATGGGTGTGCTCGCCAACTTGCAGCGTTGACAACGATTGCAGAGGAACGCTGAAGTGCTGTAAAAATCGTTGCGGCGCTCTAGCCTGCCAGAAGCCGGATCTTGAGGTGGTCGAATCCGTTGAGCTTCCGGTGCCCGATATCACGTTGCCGAAAAATCCGAACAACTTCCCTAGTAATCCATACGAAGTCAATAGGAATCCCTACGAAATCCCTAGAAACCCAAACTCCTATCCCTCGTACTTTTACAATAATTAA
- the Stc gene encoding nuclear transcription factor, X-box binding stc — MATWDGSYSEPDDQHFYLYSDQNVAASTTGSWTYFPNDVSNDYTRKSREFYMQNDSVFHQNCPSTLYHSNTNVMPNIVTSGRSYQEHLRNASDNSQTLTNMQHLPKNVKPENCFVPTVDYWSNDYDANETKIKHSYAKGTKQVATIVKKESNLHATAREFVPNLNSKSANKRQESQNMELPCSIDSVGCYARDIKLTEEETTVDRYSIDNVNKYEQKQYENKRNYKVKEGQQDQFYKKNRYTNSYHQRGRSSYKFQGIQGNKYYTNKHYSDRLQTDIQDVSSLNKEEPYSSTDTNLHRNKKLSIENKDRRSTITKDNNSIESDGIKQSNNQDKEFTYSSSGSKQSNTYNKNTRKYPYNARHNREEYNYKERKHNYQGQNGTWQGCTMEDKQSDRNEQTCNRKDSNETKQDISEETNKATVKETKERGYNYQGRNGFKEYRKGDKTEGYKERDRSKNSIFDNKEKENENWRNKGEISEKGTVQKRIQNRRSPLDDDASQRERLADQLNRGQLECLVCCEWIRQNDYIWSCSNCYHVLHLKCVKKWAKSSQADNGWRCPACQNVSIMIPDEYFCFCGKTRAPEWNRRDVAHSCGEVCGRTLSKNTCPHKCTLLCHPGSCPQCVAMVTRYCGCGKTSQTVQCSAHKLLLCDDTCDKDLNCGMHKCEKKCHHGECPSCEKTVEQECYCGKDKRKITCQSNISLTYSCKSVCGKLLDCGNHTCTKLCHPGVCDPCSLTPEKVTTCCCGQTPLTEKRLTCLDPIPVCDKVCSKSLKCGQPNNPHICKATCHEGDCPICDLTTDVKCRCGNMDREIACMDLISKADDARCEKRCTKKRSCGKHKCNQLCCIEVEHVCPLMCSKTLSCGRHKCEQTCHKGRCQPCWRSSFEELYCECGAAVIYPPVPCGTRRPVCDRSCSRQHSCGHEVFHNCHNEPTCPPCTVLTQRWCHGKHELRKAVPCHFNGISCGLPCNKPISCGRHKCLAICHPGQCEKPGQQCSQPCTIPREMCGHICAAPCHDGKCLDTPCKEMVKVTCQCGHRTTSRACAENSKEYQRIASSILASKMADMQLGHSVDLEEVFGQGAKKQNQLKTLECNDECKLIERNRRLALGLQIVNPDLSGKLMPRYSDFMKQWAKKDPLFCQMVHEKLTELVQLAKTSKQKSRSYSFDSMNKDRRHFIHESCEHFGCESQAYDQEPKRNVVATAVKDKCWLPSYSLLEIVQRKNGQRKVPGPMLNTSKANGSVKTILSLPTKKNQKVEIQSNTKMPEPEPELEPEIDYFDYKG, encoded by the exons ATGGCTACATGGGATGGTTCGTATTCTGAGCCGGACgatcaacatttttatttgtactCTGATCAAAATGTTGCTGCTTCTACAACCGGAAGCTGGACATATTTTCCTAACGATGTAAGTAACGATTATACACGAAAAAGTCGAGAATTTTATATGCAAAATGATTCTGTGTTCCATCAAAATTGTCCAAGTACTTTATATCATTCGAATACGAATGTAATGCCCAACATTGTGACAAGTGGTCGTAGTTATCAGGAACATTTAAGAAACGCCTCAGATAATTCGCAAACATTGACTAATATGCAACACTTGCCAAAAAATGTAAAACCAGAAAATTGCTTTGTACCTACTGTCGATTATTGGAGCAACGATTACGATGCAAACGAGACTAAGATTAAGCATAGTTACGCAAAAGGAACAAAACAAGTTGCAACCATTGTGAAAAAAGAGTCAAACTTACATGCTACAGCTCGAGAATTTGTACCAAATCTGAATTCCAAGTCTGCTAATAAAAGACAGGAATCGCAAAATATGGAACTTCCTTGTTCCATCGACAGTGTTGGCTGTTATGCCAGAGATATAAAACTTACAGAAGAAGAAACAACTGTTGATAGATATTCCATTGACAATGTAAATAAGTACGAACAAAAACAATACGAGAACAAAAGAAATTATAAGGTCAAAGAAGGACAACAAGaccaattttataaaaaaaacagaTATACCAACTCGTATCATCAGAGAGGCAGAAGTTCTTATAAGTTTCAAGGTATTCAaggtaataaatattatactaaTAAACATTATTCGGATAGATTGCAAACAGATATACAAGATGTATCGAGCTTAAACAAGGAAGAACCATATTCTAGTACGGATACGAATCTACATAGGAATAAAAAGTTGTCGATCGAAAACAAGGATAGAAGAAGCACTATTACCAAAGACAATAACAGCATAGAGTCTGACGGCATaaagcagtctaataatcaagaCAAAGAATTTACATATTCTAGTTCAGGGTCGAAACAATCGAATACATACAATAAAAACACAAGGAAATATCCATATAATGCTAGACATAATAGAGAAGAATACAATTACAAAGAAAGAAAACATAATTATCAAGGGCAGAATGGAACTTGGCAAGGTTGTACCATGGAAGATAAGCAATCGGATAGAAATGAACAAACATGCAATCGAAAAGATTCTAACGAAACTAAGCAAGATATTAGCGAAGAAACTAATAAAGCCACGGTAAAGGAAACCAAAGAAAGAGGATACAATTATCAAGGACGCAATGGATTCAAAGAATACAGAAAAGGAGACAAAACTGAAGGGTACAAAGAGAGGGATAGAAGCAAGAATAGTATATTCGATAATaaagaaaaggaaaatgaaaattggaGAAATAAGGGAGAAATCAGTGAAAAGGGCACTGTTCAAAAACGAATACAAAATAGAAGATCTCCGCTTG ACGATGACGCGAGTCAAAGGGAAAGACTTGCCGATCAATTAAACAGaggacaattggaatgtttaGTGTGTTGCGAGTGGATTAGACAGAATGATTATATTTGGTCGTGTTCTAATTGCTATCATGTTTTACATCTGAAATGTGTGAAAAAATGGGCAAAATCTTCGCAAGCGG ATAACGGTTGGAGATGTCCAGCATGTCAGAATGTAAGTATAATGATTCCCGACGAGTATTTCTGCTTCTGCGGTAAGACGAGAGCTCCAGAATGGAATCGTAGAGATGTTGCGCATTCTTGCGGAGAAGTTTGTGGTAGAACATTGTCGAAAAATACTTGTCCTCACAAGTGTACTCTTCTATGTCATCCTGGATCTTGTCCGCAATGCGTAGCAATGGTTACGAGGTATTGTGGCTGCGGTAAAACATCACAAACGGTACAATGTAGCGCGCACAAGCTATTGTTGTGCGACGATACGTGCGATAAGGATTTAAATTGTGGCATGCATAAATGCGAGAAAAAGTGTCATCACGGAGAATGTCCAAGTTGCGAGAAAACAGTTGAACAAG AATGTTATTGCGGTAAAGACAAGAGAAAAATAACTTGTCAAAGTAATATTTCGCTTACGTACTCTTGCAAAAGCGTCTGCGGTAAATTATTAGATTGTGGTAATCATACGTGCACGAAGCTATGCCATCCAGGTGTTTGCGATCCATGTAGTTTGACCCCAGAAAAAGTGACGACTTGTTGCTGTGGCCAAACACCATTAACGGAGAAACGTCTAACTTGTTTAGACCCAATTCCGGTTTGTGACAAAGTATGTTCGAAAAGTCTAAAATGTGGTCAACCGA ATAATCCTCACATATGCAAAGCAACGTGTCACGAAGGGGATTGTCCTATTTGCGATTTAACTACAGACGTTAAGTGTCGTTGCGGAAACATGGATAGAGAAATAGCTTGTATGGATTTAATATCAAAAGCTGACGATGCTCGATGTGAAAAAAGATGCACAAAAAAACGATCCTGTGGCAAACATAAATGTAACCAGCTGTGTTGCATAGAAGTAGAACACGTTTGTCCTTTGATGTGTTCTAAAACTTTGAGCTGTGGCAGACACAAATGCGAACAAACTTGTCATAAAG GAAGATGTCAACCTTGTTGGCGTAGCAGCTTTGAAGAATTATATTGCGAATGTGGAGCTGCCGTGATATATCCTCCAGTGCCCTGTGGTACTAGAAGACCCGTTTGCGATAGGTCTTGTTCTCGTCAGCATTCCTGTGGGCACGAAGTGTTTCACAATTGTCATAACGAGCCTACGTGTCCTCCCTGCACCGTCCTTACGCAGAGGTGGTGTCACGGTAAACACGAGCTTCGTAAAGCTGTACCGTGtcactttaatggaatttcgtGCGGTTTACCGTGTAACAAGCCTATTTCTTGCGGTCGACACAAATGTCTCGCAATTTGTCATCCTGGTCAGTGCGAAAAACCTGGACAACAATGTTCCCAACCGTGTACTATTCCAAGAGAAATGTGTGGACACATTTGCGCCGCTCCATGTCACGACGGTAAATGCCTAGATACGCCGTGCAAAGAAATGGTGAAG GTAACATGCCAGTGCGGACATAGAACTACATCTCGTGCTTGTGCCGAGAATTCGAAAGAGTATCAAAGAATAGCGAGCAGCATATTAGCTAGTAAAATGGCTGATATGCAACTAGGTCACTCCGTTGATTTGGAAGAGGTGTTCGGTCAAGGAGCAAAAAAACAGAATCAGTTGAAAACGCTTGAATGTAATGACGAATGCAAGCTGATAGAACGAAATCGAAGATTAGCACTAGGTTTGCAAATTGTAAACCCGGATCTGAGTGGAAAATTAATGCCCAGATATAGCGATTTCATGAAGCAGTGGGCTAAAAAAGATCCACTCTTTTGTCAAATGGTCCACGAAAAATTGACAGAATTAGTTCAATTGGCAAAGACCTCGAAGCAAAAATCGCGCAGTTATTCGTTCGATAGCATGAATAAAGATAGACGTCATTTCATTCACGAGTCCTGCGAGCATTTTGGGTGCGAAAGTCAAGCATACGATCAGGAGCCTAAAAGAAATGTTGTTGCCACTGCTGTAAAAGATAAG TGTTGGTTGCCAAGCTATAGTTTATTAGAAATTGTGCAACGAAAAAATGGTCAGAGAAAAGTTCCTGGTCCAATGTTGAATACTTCAAAAGCTAACGGATCTGTAAA GACGATATTGTCACTGCCTACAAAAAAGAACCAAAAAGTAGAAATACAGTCTAATACAAAAATGCCGGAACCAGAACCAGAACTAGAACCAGAAATAGACTACTTTGATTACAAAGGTTAA
- the LOC143208358 gene encoding WAP four-disulfide core domain protein 2 isoform X1 translates to MYIAKEIPLPFSKSKKTRRGVARRPVDVNKRRSFSCKFIDTDFSVPSEVAAIFKKNSRRMKLLLVTLLLTLTLAGTYGQVRYEPFGEKPGSCPPALPVQICSQSCSSDSHCLGIGKCCSTTCGGFVCSKPVTMRQPNRQEKPGSCPAVPKGRWVCSPTCSVDNDCRGTLKCCKNRCGALACQKPDLEVVESVELPVPDITLPKNPNNFPSNPYEVNRNPYEIPRNPNSYPSYFYNN, encoded by the exons ATGTATATAGCCAAGGAAATTCCTCTCCCCTTCAGCAAAAGTAAAAAgacacggcgcggcgtggcgcggcgaccTGTTGACGTTAACAAACGTCGATCGTTCTCGTGCAAGTTTATCGATACTGATTTTAGTG TACCATCGGAAGTAGCagccattttcaagaaaaacagCCGGAGGATGAAGTTACTTCTGGTTACTTTATTGTTAACGCTAACTTTAGCCGGCACTTACGGTCAAGTCAG ATATGAACCGTTCGGCGAGAAACCAGGATCCTGTCCACCAGCTCTTCCGGTTCAGATCTGCAGCCAGTCCTGTTCTTCCGATTCCCATTGTTTAGGAATCGGCAAATGCTGTTCGACCACTTGCGGAGGATTTGTCTGTTCGAAACCTGTGACAATGCGGCAACCAAATCGGCAAG AGAAGCCAGGGTCCTGTCCAGCAGTGCCAAAAGGACGATGGGTGTGCTCGCCAACTTGCAGCGTTGACAACGATTGCAGAGGAACGCTGAAGTGCTGTAAAAATCGTTGCGGCGCTCTAGCCTGCCAGAAGCCGGATCTTGAGGTGGTCGAATCCGTTGAGCTTCCGGTGCCCGATATCACGTTGCCGAAAAATCCGAACAACTTCCCTAGTAATCCATACGAAGTCAATAGGAATCCCTACGAAATCCCTAGAAACCCAAACTCCTATCCCTCGTACTTTTACAATAATTAA
- the LOC143208365 gene encoding waprin-Thr1 — protein sequence MIITGKGTILLVTVCLFVAATDAQLSYKSGHCPLQYSVSKCTPKCESDYQCSMNEKCCPNKCGSKSCIEASPVGTGGGYKGSQNDQVYCGGVRCGPYQKCQFDRNTKREKCVRT from the exons ATGATTA TCACAGGGAAAGGAACGATTCTGCTAGTGACGGTGTGCCTGTTCGTCGCCGCGACGGACGCCCAACTATCTT ATAAAAGTGGACACTGCCCGCTACAATACAGCGTATCAAAATGCACTCCAAAATGCGAATCGGATTACCAGTGCTCGATGAATGAAAAATGCTGTCCAAACAAATGTGGAAGCAAATCGTGCATAGAAGCGAGTCCTGTCGGTACTGGAGGCGGGTACAAAGGATCacaaaatg ACCAAGTTTATTGTGGCGGCGTAAGATGTGGACCGTATCAAAAGTGTCAGTTCGATCGCAATACGAAAAGAGAAAAATGTGTTCGGACATGA